From the Accumulibacter sp. genome, one window contains:
- a CDS encoding LTA synthase family protein — translation MGEAFWPAVLPALAGSGCLALLVERLLEPPPLACWRRPAAALAIHLGLWLWLSSVLLLLLQRPVFAASSLLAGFLFVVLVSNAKVHSLREPFIFQDFEYFSDALRHPRLYMPFLGAVRALLSLLALGLAIAGGLTIEDSLLDRMSVAEFLSGAATLALVGLLLLWFGARHRLGVTLDPTTDLRQLGLLTALWRYGEEEHAPCDVRSTYEGPGPLPEPGAGLTTLVVVQSESFFDARRLFSGIRGELLGEFDSLRCSAACHGPLQVAAWGANTVRTEFAFLSGLAADSLGVHRFNPYRRVARQGVATIATFLKRLGYRTICVHPYAASFYSRQVVFPRLGFDEFIDIGSFAGAARDGPYIGDLAVAEHVAALLATTAGEPLFVFVITMENHGPLHLEKVAPGDEERLYTESPPPGCEDLTIYLRHLVNADRMAGRLRAAIDRLPGPACLCWFGDHVPIMPGPYRVLGVPDGRTDYLIWRKGDPPRVVVPRELRIDELGRQVLQQMGLLPARE, via the coding sequence TGGCGCTGCTCGTCGAGCGCCTGCTCGAGCCGCCACCGCTGGCCTGCTGGCGGCGGCCGGCAGCGGCGCTGGCGATCCATCTTGGGCTCTGGCTCTGGTTGTCGAGCGTTCTGCTGCTGCTCCTGCAACGCCCGGTCTTTGCCGCCAGCTCGCTGCTCGCAGGTTTCCTGTTCGTCGTCCTGGTCAGCAACGCGAAGGTGCATTCGCTGCGCGAACCGTTCATCTTCCAGGACTTCGAGTACTTCAGCGATGCTCTGCGCCATCCGCGGCTCTACATGCCCTTTCTCGGCGCGGTGCGGGCGCTTCTGTCGCTGCTGGCGCTTGGCCTGGCGATTGCTGGCGGCCTGACGATCGAGGATTCGCTGCTCGACCGGATGTCGGTCGCTGAGTTCCTCTCCGGCGCGGCGACGCTGGCGCTGGTGGGGTTGCTGCTGCTCTGGTTCGGCGCACGGCACCGGCTTGGCGTCACTCTCGATCCGACCACCGACTTGCGGCAGCTCGGCTTGCTGACCGCCCTCTGGCGTTATGGCGAAGAGGAGCACGCCCCCTGCGACGTACGGTCGACCTACGAAGGGCCAGGGCCCTTACCCGAGCCCGGCGCCGGGCTGACGACACTGGTGGTCGTGCAGAGCGAATCTTTCTTCGATGCGCGGCGATTGTTCTCCGGCATCCGCGGCGAGCTTCTCGGTGAGTTCGACTCGTTGCGCTGCAGCGCCGCCTGTCACGGGCCGCTGCAGGTGGCCGCATGGGGCGCCAACACCGTGCGTACCGAGTTCGCCTTTCTCTCGGGCCTGGCTGCCGATTCGCTCGGCGTACACCGCTTCAACCCGTATCGCCGAGTCGCGCGGCAGGGGGTGGCGACGATCGCCACTTTCCTCAAGCGCCTGGGCTACCGGACGATCTGTGTGCACCCGTACGCAGCCAGTTTCTACTCGCGTCAGGTGGTGTTCCCACGACTCGGCTTCGATGAGTTCATCGACATCGGTTCCTTCGCCGGCGCAGCGCGCGACGGTCCCTATATCGGCGACCTCGCGGTCGCCGAGCACGTCGCCGCCTTGCTGGCGACGACTGCCGGCGAGCCGCTGTTCGTCTTCGTCATCACGATGGAGAACCACGGCCCCCTGCATCTCGAGAAGGTCGCTCCGGGTGACGAGGAGCGGCTCTATACGGAGTCGCCCCCGCCGGGCTGCGAAGACTTGACGATCTATCTGCGGCATCTGGTCAACGCCGACCGGATGGCCGGCCGGCTGCGTGCAGCGATCGATCGACTGCCTGGTCCGGCCTGCCTGTGCTGGTTCGGTGACCACGTGCCGATCATGCCTGGGCCCTACCGCGTCCTCGGTGTGCCGGACGGGCGCACCGACTACCTCATCTGGCGCAAGGGCGACCCACCCCGCGTGGTCGTGCCGCGCGAGTTGCGCATCGACGAACTGGGCAGGCAAGTCCTGCAGCAGATGGGTCTGCTGCCGGCGCGCGAGTGA